AATGATCAGAACATTCAGTATTTAGGATCTAAACCATACTGGGAAAATAATTATTCTCTGTAGTTATACAGACTCATGCATAACAAGATAAATGCTAGAGGACACTTTAAAGGAATGCTAAAAGGTGGGAAAGCTAGTTCAACATTTCCAGTAGAGACCAGCTAAGTCATCCTCAAAAGATTGTAAGAATGGATAGAGAGTAATTAATTAGGTGAATACTACTCTAACAAAATttctaagactttttttttatcattaagGATCTAACAATTAGGAGCtgcaatctttttttgttttttgttcttgtAGTCTGGTAATCTGTTTTAGATGAAGGACTTATTTATGAATGTTTGTTCTTTTTTGCCTGggtgcaaagattttttttttaacggaaTAAAGCAAATTGTTAGGATCACTTCGGATTATCCCAATTCAGTAGGACCACACTGTTTTGGAAGAAACAGAACATGCATACATTCAAATGTTGAAGAAGTCCCCCAGTACAGTTATAATCAGCTTTATGCTCTATTGCCTTAAAGCTCATCACTAAGCTCTATTGCCTGAAAGTCAGGAAAGAAGCCGGTTTTGTAAGCAAATGCTTGCAAATGAGTTTGAGACCCATAAAATACCGTGTGTTATACATTGTCCTCTACAGTGAAGATCTGAAAAACAGCTTCGGTCCAGAGCCCCAACTCTCAGCAAAGAAAGATGAGCTATAAGATCTTGCTGTGCCTCTCATTGGCTCTCTACATCCAGGGTGAGTACATgtgcaaaccagaggtgggtttcagtaggttctgaccagttctggagaactggtagtagaaattttgaatagttcagagaactggtagtaaaaattctgaatggccttgcccccatctattctctgcctcccaagtcccagctatttgggaggaaatggggattttacagtaaccttcccctggagtaggatgggaatggagattttatagtatccttcccctgccatgcccaccaagccacacccacagaaccggtagtaaaaaaatttgaaacttgcCACTAGTGCCAACTAAAGGGGACCAAATAAGTACTTGCAGTGAGAAAGGAGAAATATAGTGCTTGTGCTAGGACAAAGAGTAAGCATGAGGGGCTGGCAAAATCTAGACATCTCTAGTCTTTCATGGGAATACAATATAATTAATGAACACAGCAGTATACAAAGGGTGATGCACATCTGGGAAACTGAAGGgtaaaataaatatgtctttctatttatgggtaggtaggtaggtaggtaggtagatgataaatggatggatggatggatggatagatgaatagatagatagatagatagatagatagatagatagatagataatttccatttttttcaggaGCATGGAATAAGCAGAAATCTCAATAACGAGTAGATAAAAGCAATTATTGTCACATTGGTACCATGAGCAAATACTGCTCAAAGTGCCATCTGATGGTCTGTGGCCTCAAGAGCCATAGAATATGTCagcttctctcctcttcttcaaACTGAAAAGTAAGGAAAATTAACACtggtttccttctctctctcctttctggtGGCCTCCAAGATACTACAGTTCTTTCTAAGAGCAAGAGATCTCCactttgaaacatctgcaaagttTGTGCAGTGGTGCAGTTCAAGCTAAGGATCCCAAGCTCTCTCCCCTTTGTTACATAGGCAAATGCCAGTTTTGAGACGCGCTGTAAATTGTTTTCCTTCTcgctctgttttctttttttttaaatataaactgaACTAGAACAGAAAACACTGTACTACCCTGCTTCCATCTTTCCAGTCATTAAAACCTCTTTCAAGTTGTGCTTGACTTCTTGGAGTCTAGATTACAGCTCTGAATTTTCCCCTTGTCTCCCATCTAACTGCTAATTAGTTCCTATAATTAGAGTATTTTTGTTCAACTAAGATTAGCTAGATGTTGCCACCAAGCAAGGATCTGGCCATTCTTTAACCATACGGAACTAGCAGCATGGAAATTTTCCTAGCAGTTTTTCCTTTTTAGTTCTGTTATCAGACCGTACATTGAATACACaaatactgaatagaatagaatttttattggccaagtgtgattggacacacaaggaatttgtcttggtgcatatgctctcagtgtacataaaagaaaagatacgttcatcaaggtacaacatttacaacacaattgatgatcaatatatcaatataaatcataaggattgccagcaacaagttatagtcatacagtcataagtggaaagagattggtgatgggaactatgaaacgattaatagtagtgcagattcagtaaatagtttgacagtgttgagggaattatttgtttagcagagtgatggcctttgggaaaaaactgttcttgtgtctagttgttctggtgtgcagtgctctatagcgttgttttgagggtaggagttgaaacagtttatgtccaggatgcgagggatctgcaaatattttcacggccctcttcttgattcgtgcagtatacaggtcctcaatggaaggcaggttggtagcaattattttttctgcagttctaattatcctctgaagtggggctgtggggcagtggtgaaatccaattttttttactactggttctgtgggcatggcttggtgggcatggcttggtgggcatggaaggggaaggatactgcaaaatctccattcccaacccactccaggggaaggatactgtaaaatctccattccttccccactctggggccagccagaggtggtatttgccagttctccaaactactcaaaatttccactaccggttatccagaacctgtcagaacctgctggatttcactcctgtcgTGGGGTATTGAAGTTATGATCTGTTTAAATGTATTAATGTGATTGGATAAAAGCTGACAAACATATGATATTACCATTTATGATACCCTGTAGAACTGCAGGTATAGAAACAGAATATACTTAATGTATCACTTAgtactagcactagcacttagattatctacctcttcatagtgctttacagccctctctaagtagtttacacagtccccaacaatctgggtcttcattttaccgaccttgaaaggatagaaggctgagtcaatcttgaaccccatcaggatcgaactactgACAGTGGGAATATagacttagcctgcaatattgcatcctaaccagtggggaaatccaaatttttttactaccagttctatggacgtggcttggtgagggtggtgtggctttgtggacatggcttggtgggcatagcaggggaaggatactacaaaatccccattccctccacactcctggggggtaggatattgcaaaatctccattcccacccctctctggggccagccagaggtggtatttgccagttctccaaactactcaaaatttctgctgctggttctatgaactgctcaaactttccactactgGTACTCCAGAACCTGCAAGAAcctattggatttcacccctgatcctaaccactgcatcaccacggcCCAATATGGCTATGAATTCCTTGTttcggggagaaggagaagatgtcaGTGGTGCTGCAGAGTATACTGAACCCTGAGCTAATCCATTGATCACGATTTGGACAACTAAgtagccaaagttaaaacaaacCAAGCTTAGGATATTCTGCAAATTAGAGCTGCTCTGTCTTGAACTAATTTAATTGAGTGTGTtgcaaaaccaaataaaaatgctTTGTTTAGTGGGCCCGACCAATTTtcccatacatacatactgtatggATCCCCATACAGATCTCAGCACACCGGGATGAGCAGATTCTTTACAAAGAAAAACGAATCAAGATGTTTCTGACTTTCAGCTCTCATTACAAGGTAAATCtctgctcctcttcttccttctccaggTGGAGCCTTGCAACCTGTGCCTATCCAGCCACCTCAGGCCTCATATGCCGAGGGCTCTACTGCTGTCCTGCAATGCCCTCTGCAAAGTGGCAAGATCCAAGACTACCATGTTTTCTGGTTCCAGCAAAAGCCAAGCAAAAGCCCAGCCTTCATCCTAAAGCATAGCAACACTGGGCAGATAGCCAGGTCCTCTTCATTTGATGCACGTTTTGTGCCCATCCGGGATGCCAAAACCAATGCCTACATCTTGCAGATCCAGAAGGTGCAAACAGATGAAAGTGCCACCTACTTCTGTCTAGCAGAGGGAAATTATTTCCTGATAGCCATTTCAGGGAGTGGAACCCGGCTCAGCATCACAGGAGGTGAGCAGGAGTACTGCCTCAGAGATGGAAGTAGAGTAAAGACactttctttctctgtgtctttacaagggagggagggagggagggagggaataaacGCTGCTAGAAgcgtgatggcgagcctatggcacgtgtgccacaggtggcacgtggagccatctcTGCGGACACACAAGCAGACACTCAGGTCAGCCTGTGTGGGAGGTGAGGTGCCccccacgccccatttttggttctaggaggcttcagggaggcctgctagcaccaaaatgggggtcgcacacgcatgcgcagggggagcgtgggggggttgtgtgcacattcgtggggggggggtcacatgcgcatgcatgggggtggggcctgaagcggggcattgcattatgggtgttggcACACACACCCGCACGCACTTTCGGCACCCAAGggaaaaaaaggttcgccatcgctgTGCTAGAATATCTGAACAGGAAAATAGTGATGAGATACTCCCTTGAGCTGTACACCCTGAAGCAGTCTCAATCCCATAGCAAAAGAATTGAATGTTTCGCTTCTGCCGAAAATGAGGACGGTCTCTTGTATTTTAAATGGTATGAAAATCTGGGCTGCCCTGAGGCTTTAGTGCAAGGGTCACCAATTCCCGGTCCGTGAACTGGCACCGGTCCATGGCATGTCAGAAATCGGTCCATGCAaataagtgaagccccatccaagGGATGCAAGCAGCACGTGAAATCACAAACCCTCCAGTtcgcggaaaaacctctctccacagaacggGTCTCTGGTGGCCAAAAGGTGGCCAAAAGGTTGGGGGTCACTGCTTTAATAAGTAACAAATGGGGTTTGGTCTTATTGTGAGAACAGCAGCCGTTGGCTAAGCCTCCTGAGAACTGTACATGCCACTGAACCAAATAAGTGAAGGCTCCCAGGCTATGGGAAGCTCTATTTACAAggggccactagatggcagcaaacttAATGTTGCTGTTGCTTGTTATCATTTAGTGGCGATTGGGCGAAGTAGAATTGACTTAGACTGCATTTGCACAATGGTTCTGTTCCCAAAACACATATCCCCCGGTCAGCTATTAACCGGAGTCAAATCTCCTTGCCAGTGATTCTGACAGCACTCAGATCTGTCCTATTAATTGAGTGGGGAAACATGGAGGACAGAGGAGAGCAATTAGACCTGAATGGCAAAAATCTTTACCACTACAGTAAAGTCATGTGGATTTTTTGCAGCTAGATCTGGTAGAATTAGAACAAAATGTCCATACAAGTTCTCCAAGAACAGATACCCCGCAAGGCCTTGCACCAAAAGGGTACTGGCAAGATAACATGATATCACTAGTCCGGTTCCAATTAGCCAAGAAGAGAacggtagaggtagtcctcgacttacggccacaattgtgcccattaatttctgttcctaagtgaaacatttgttaagtgtgtttgccccattttacgacctgttttgctacagttgttaagtgaatcactgtagttgttaaattagtccaactgttattaagtgaatctggtttcctcattgactttgcttgtgagaaggtcacaaaaggggttcatgtgaccccgagacactgtaaccatcataaatatgaatctgttgccaagcagctgaatgttgatcacatgaccatggggatgctacaatagtcataagtgtgaaaaatggtcatgagcaggggtgaaatccacttaccttcgctaccggtttgcaaatgtgagtgcgtgtgTCTCCAAGCAGGTGCagagtcttctgcgcatgcgcagagggtcaaaaacgggatgcgatggcatccaggtgggtgggcggagcctctcgctgCTGgccctaccagttcacccaagccagatagaaccggctgaatttcaccacaggtcatgagtcacttttttcagtgtccttttaactttgaacggtcactaaatgaactgttgtatgttgaggactagctgtaggcATAGGTTGACCATTTCAACTGTCTTGGGTCTGAAATGCCTATTCTGTGTCGCTAAGCTTTAGCAGTGAGTTCCGTAATAAAAAGGCTTAGAGTACTTTTTAGATTTTCTTTGTAAGGGAGGAACAGGATGGCAAAGAGGTGAATTGGTAGGTTTTACAACTTACAATTGACTGGATCTTTTTGGAGTTAaacatcctttttctttctttctttctttctttgtaattCTTATAATACATTAACCTCTCCTTGATTCAGAAGCAAGTTGTGAAAAGATGGCTAAGgtataggtaaaggttctcctcgcacatatgtgctagtcattcccaactctagggggcggtgctcatctccgtttcaaagctgaagagtcagcactgtccgaagacgtctccgtggtcatggggccggcatgactaaatgccaaaggcacacggaacgctattacctacccaccaaaggtggtccctatttttcgacttgcattttttacgtgctttcgaactgctaggttggcagaagctgggacaagtaacgggagctcaccccattacgcggcactagggattcaaaccgccgaactgccgaccttacgatcgacaagctcagcatcttaagccactgagccaccgcat
This genomic window from Ahaetulla prasina isolate Xishuangbanna chromosome 2, ASM2864084v1, whole genome shotgun sequence contains:
- the LOC131190626 gene encoding immunoglobulin kappa light chain-like; translated protein: MSYKILLCLSLALYIQGGALQPVPIQPPQASYAEGSTAVLQCPLQSGKIQDYHVFWFQQKPSKSPAFILKHSNTGQIARSSSFDARFVPIRDAKTNAYILQIQKVQTDESATYFCLAEGNYFLIAISGSGTRLSITGGPSAKVPSSVIILSDVSQKPGSSDVHALCIVEGFYPGLLEIKWSAAGKDITEGVTSGEVTSNENGTYTTSSILNVSRHFFNSVTPIQCSVSHESSGAKIERSLEWCMQK